A segment of the Falsirhodobacter algicola genome:
CGCCCCGCCACCGAGCGGGAGCTGGTGACGGTGGGCCGTCTGGCGGTGCTGGCGGTCGGGCTGGTGGCGGTGGTGATCGCGCGCGATCCCGACTCGCAGGTGCTGGGCCTCGTCTCGAACGCATGGGCGGGCTTCGGCGCGGCCTTCGGCCCGCTGATCATCCTCGCGCTGACATGGCCGCGGATGACGGGCACGGGCGCCGTCGCGGGCCTGATCACGGGCGCGGTGACGGTGATCCTGTGGATCGCGCTCGGCCTCAACCAAACGCTGCTGGGCGGCGATGGGCTCTATGAGATCGTGCCGGGCTTCGCCGCCTCGTGGATCGCGATCGTCCTCGTCAGCCGCGCGGGCGCGGACCGGGGCGAATACCGCGCCGCCTGAGGGGGCGCGCGGCGCGGGGGGGCTGTCCCGCGCCGCATCTTGCCATTCCCGCCCCCCGGATGCGACACCCATCGGGGCCATCCAAAGGGGGAACGGAAATGCGGACCATCGATCTCAACTGCGATATGGGCGAGGGCTTCGGCGCGTGGAGCATCGGCGACGATGCCGCGATGCTGGACATCGCCACCACCGCCAACATCGCCTGCGGGTTCCATGCGGGCGATCCGGTGGTGATGCGCCGCACCATCGGCCTTGCGCGCGAGCGGGGGGTGGCGATCGGGGCGCATCCCTCCTTCGCCGATCTGCCGGGCTTCGGACGCCGCCGCATTACGGGCGAACGCCCCGAGGATCTGGAGACGCAGATCATCTATCAGATCCTGTCGCTCGGCGCGCTGGCGCGGCTGGACGGGCATCCCCTGACGCATGTGAAGCTGCACGGCGCGCTGTCGAACATGGCGGCCGAGGATGCCGCCTTGGCCGAGACCTGCGTACGCGCGGTGCGGGCGGCCGATCCGGGGCTGATCTTCGTGGCCCTGCCCTATTCCGAAAGCTGGACCGCCGCCGAGCGGGCGGGCCTGACGCTGGCCTGCGAGGTCTTTGCCGACCGCACCTATGCGCCCGAT
Coding sequences within it:
- a CDS encoding LamB/YcsF family protein, which translates into the protein MRTIDLNCDMGEGFGAWSIGDDAAMLDIATTANIACGFHAGDPVVMRRTIGLARERGVAIGAHPSFADLPGFGRRRITGERPEDLETQIIYQILSLGALARLDGHPLTHVKLHGALSNMAAEDAALAETCVRAVRAADPGLIFVALPYSESWTAAERAGLTLACEVFADRTYAPDGRLMPRSAPGSVIHDAAQSCEHVLEMVVNRRIPTVGGAPLEVEPDTICVHGDTPGAVTMARLLRRALEAEGVSLAPFARR